One region of Arcobacter sp. F2176 genomic DNA includes:
- a CDS encoding transposase produces MPRRERISHAGCYHVVCRGVERRNVFLDSDDFEQFLILLKSVKKEFDIVVHSFCLMTNHYHILLETKEDNISLAMKYLNSHYAIYFNKKYKRTGHLWQGRFHSDYLYADNHFWYVAKYIEQNPIKAKMVKEIHHYKYQSFFQWKYQCEYSYLLEGSKIFDMTLLEYQNYISSDMDSDILDIIYTAPKIINKNGEIKILYKRLNTFFHEDKSINRNNNIKKAYEYGYTKSEIANFLALSSTAISKILD; encoded by the coding sequence ATGCCTAGACGAGAACGTATAAGCCATGCTGGATGTTATCACGTTGTCTGCCGTGGTGTTGAGCGTCGTAATGTCTTTTTGGATTCTGATGATTTTGAACAGTTTTTAATTCTTTTGAAAAGTGTAAAAAAAGAGTTTGATATTGTTGTACACTCCTTTTGTCTTATGACAAACCATTATCATATCTTACTTGAAACAAAAGAAGATAATATTTCCCTTGCTATGAAATATCTCAATTCACATTATGCTATATATTTTAATAAAAAATACAAACGTACTGGTCATCTTTGGCAAGGGCGTTTTCATTCTGATTATTTATATGCTGATAATCATTTTTGGTATGTAGCTAAATATATTGAACAAAATCCAATAAAAGCAAAGATGGTTAAGGAAATACATCATTACAAATACCAATCTTTTTTTCAATGGAAATATCAATGTGAGTATTCTTATCTTTTAGAAGGTTCTAAGATTTTTGATATGACTTTACTAGAGTATCAAAATTATATTAGCTCTGATATGGATTCTGATATTCTAGATATTATTTATACCGCACCAAAGATAATAAATAAAAATGGTGAAATTAAGATACTTTATAAACGACTAAACACTTTTTTTCATGAAGATAAAAGTATCAATCGTAATAATAATATAAAAAAAGCATATGAATATGGCTATACAAAAAGTGAGATAGCTAATTTCCTAGCTTTAAGTAGTACGGCTATTTCAAAAATACTAGATTAA